ATTTATAGATCAACAGAGATCTATCATAATAAATATGTTTTTTAGCTTCGATATTCTAATGGCGTACATCCAACACGTTTTTTAAAAAAAGACAAAAAATATTCGTACGAACTGAAATTTAGCTCATACGCTATTTCTTTTATAGGTATGGATGTTTCAGCTAATAATTCTTTTGCCTTCCTTAATTTTAGTTCCTGAAAATAATGTGCCGGTGAATATCCTGTATAATCTTTAAATGTTTTTCTAAACCAAGAATAACTTGTTCCGAGATTAGTCGAAAGTTCCTGGATATTAATTTTATTATTTACATTTTCAAGCATTATGATTTTTGCTCGTTCTATGATCTGTCCAAATTCGTTAGAATCTAAGTCTTTATTATGAGAAAAATATAAAATCATCCCCAGAATATGGAAAACAATGCCCGATAAGTATTGTTGTGATGATTTTTTATCTTCTTTTGCTACTTTAATTGCCGTTGTGAACAAGTTCACTAAATCTTCATTAACTCCAATATCTAACACCTGATTCTCCTTGGATACAAAACCATATTTAACAATGTAATTTATGATTGATCCTTCAAAACCTATATAATACTCATTCCATCCCGTTTCTGAATCAGGAGCATATGTGTGCCACTGACCAGGAAACAAAATAATAACTTGTCCTTTTTTTATGGTTTGTTG
The genomic region above belongs to uncultured Paludibacter sp. and contains:
- a CDS encoding conserved hypothetical protein (Evidence 4 : Unknown function but conserved in other organisms), producing the protein MRFNDFGIDFKYLLVSEKDKKFGLTVNTVGFQPIAPNTIYPSTEHPKKYYFNPSKGRVLSEYQFVYISKGKGVFSSHSTKQQTIKKGQVIILFPGQWHTYAPDSETGWNEYYIGFEGSIINYIVKYGFVSKENQVLDIGVNEDLVNLFTTAIKVAKEDKKSSQQYLSGIVFHILGMILYFSHNKDLDSNEFGQIIERAKIIMLENVNNKINIQELSTNLGTSYSWFRKTFKDYTGYSPAHYFQELKLRKAKELLAETSIPIKEIAYELNFSSYEYFLSFFKKRVGCTPLEYRS